In Synergistales bacterium, the following proteins share a genomic window:
- a CDS encoding Fe-S-containing hydro-lyase gives MTEGTLLRISAPLDGKTVGSLRAGDRVLLDGTVYTARDAAHKRLVEAIEAGATLPIPLEGQVIYYVGPCPARPGAVIGPAGPTTSYRMDPYTPVLLERGLKGMIGKGKRGPEVIAAIRKHRAVYLGATGGAAALLARSITAQRIVAYGDLGPEALRELTVEAFPATVVVDASGRDLYSEGPQAYGR, from the coding sequence ATGACCGAGGGCACACTGCTGCGTATCTCTGCGCCGCTGGACGGGAAGACAGTGGGGTCGCTCCGGGCCGGAGACCGGGTATTGCTGGACGGCACCGTCTACACCGCCCGGGACGCGGCCCACAAGCGGCTTGTGGAGGCCATTGAGGCCGGAGCGACGCTTCCCATACCGCTGGAAGGGCAGGTGATCTACTATGTCGGGCCCTGCCCTGCCCGGCCGGGAGCGGTGATCGGGCCCGCCGGACCGACCACCAGCTACCGCATGGATCCCTACACCCCCGTGCTGCTGGAACGGGGACTCAAGGGGATGATCGGCAAGGGGAAGCGCGGCCCCGAGGTGATCGCCGCCATCAGGAAGCACCGGGCTGTCTATCTCGGCGCCACCGGCGGTGCCGCGGCGCTTCTGGCCCGGTCGATCACGGCGCAGCGGATCGTGGCCTACGGGGATCTGGGGCCCGAGGCGCTCCGCGAGCTGACTGTGGAGGCCTTCCCGGCGACCGTGGTGGTTGACGCTTCCGGACGGGATCTCTACAGTGAGGGGCCGCAGGCCTACGGGAGATAA
- a CDS encoding aldehyde ferredoxin oxidoreductase family protein, which produces MSLWKGTRAWVDLHSEEVTYETVSEHEARRWGGMKGLAMPVLLEHLESSTEPLGPDNVFVLAAGLLNGVAFPGVCRYGAYARSPLTGGFGESEAGGYFGPGMKNQGIEAIVVTGRADRPVYLWVEEGAVEIRDAAALWGSENAQVQQGLRDSHGEVTVVSIGPAGEKCVRYACIINDLHHANGRTGMGAVMGCKNLKAVACPAPKPEPPAKPELFKACHESFRDWKENPLAWGLHENGTSAGVMALNLGGILPTRNFSEGVFDGAKAIDGKTMTERLLKDRIGCFACSVRCKRVVEGGAYDVDARYGGPEYETLGAFGSLCGVDDLDALCKAHERCNALGLDTISTGAGIAWAMECVEQGILTSEETGLDGFGDTRGMLAAIERIAARSAFGRVLADGVRSASQAVGKGSDRFAMHVKGQELPMHDPRGKVALSLAYGAAAAGADHMQFPHDSMFKQEGFPLETMKCLGVNDPFDPLTFDNEKLRGVASMWRYWTLFNHLGGCFFVFAPRSHFRASRLPQLVEAAMGWETSLYELLAMADRGLAAAKMLNRRLGIGPEEDRIPHRLTEAIPEGPSAGRRVDRAEFETALETLNTLMGWDSEGQPTEETLLRLGLEEYSLVDSGRCGGDGKAE; this is translated from the coding sequence ATGTCCTTGTGGAAAGGAACACGAGCGTGGGTGGATCTGCATAGCGAAGAGGTGACCTACGAGACAGTCTCCGAACATGAGGCGCGACGCTGGGGAGGCATGAAGGGCCTCGCCATGCCCGTGCTCCTGGAGCATCTCGAAAGCAGTACGGAGCCGCTGGGGCCGGACAATGTCTTTGTCCTTGCCGCCGGTCTGCTGAACGGCGTCGCCTTTCCGGGGGTCTGCCGTTACGGCGCCTATGCCCGAAGCCCGCTGACAGGCGGTTTCGGGGAGAGCGAAGCCGGGGGCTACTTCGGGCCGGGCATGAAAAACCAGGGGATCGAGGCCATTGTGGTTACCGGACGGGCAGACCGGCCGGTCTACCTCTGGGTGGAAGAGGGCGCCGTGGAGATCAGAGACGCCGCCGCGCTCTGGGGCTCCGAGAACGCCCAGGTGCAACAGGGGCTCCGGGACAGCCACGGCGAGGTGACCGTTGTCTCTATCGGTCCGGCCGGCGAGAAGTGCGTGCGCTACGCCTGCATCATCAACGACCTGCACCACGCCAACGGCCGCACCGGCATGGGGGCCGTCATGGGCTGCAAGAACCTCAAGGCGGTGGCCTGCCCGGCGCCGAAACCGGAGCCGCCGGCAAAGCCGGAGCTGTTCAAGGCCTGCCACGAAAGCTTCCGCGACTGGAAGGAGAACCCCCTGGCCTGGGGGCTGCACGAGAACGGCACCTCGGCAGGGGTGATGGCGCTCAACCTGGGCGGGATCCTGCCGACCAGAAACTTCAGCGAAGGGGTCTTCGACGGCGCCAAAGCCATCGACGGCAAGACCATGACGGAGCGACTCCTCAAGGACCGGATCGGCTGTTTCGCCTGCTCCGTGCGCTGCAAACGGGTTGTCGAAGGGGGCGCCTACGACGTGGACGCACGGTACGGCGGACCGGAGTACGAGACCCTCGGCGCCTTCGGCTCGCTCTGCGGCGTCGACGATCTCGATGCCCTCTGCAAGGCCCACGAGCGCTGCAACGCCCTCGGCCTGGACACCATCTCTACAGGTGCCGGCATCGCCTGGGCTATGGAGTGCGTGGAACAGGGCATCCTCACCTCCGAGGAGACCGGTCTGGACGGCTTCGGCGATACCAGGGGGATGCTCGCCGCCATCGAGCGCATCGCCGCGCGGAGCGCCTTCGGCCGTGTCCTCGCCGACGGGGTGCGGAGTGCGTCCCAGGCAGTGGGCAAGGGCAGCGACCGCTTCGCCATGCATGTGAAAGGCCAGGAGCTGCCCATGCACGACCCCCGGGGGAAGGTGGCCCTCTCCCTGGCCTACGGCGCCGCTGCGGCGGGGGCGGACCACATGCAGTTTCCCCACGACTCCATGTTCAAGCAGGAAGGCTTTCCGCTGGAAACGATGAAATGCCTGGGGGTCAACGACCCCTTCGATCCGCTGACCTTCGATAACGAGAAGCTCCGCGGGGTGGCCTCCATGTGGCGCTACTGGACGCTTTTCAACCACCTGGGGGGCTGTTTCTTCGTCTTCGCGCCCCGCAGCCATTTCCGCGCCTCCCGGCTTCCCCAGCTTGTGGAGGCCGCCATGGGGTGGGAGACCTCGCTCTACGAGCTGCTGGCCATGGCCGACCGGGGACTGGCCGCCGCAAAGATGCTGAACCGGCGGCTCGGCATCGGCCCCGAGGAGGACAGGATCCCCCACCGCCTCACCGAGGCGATCCCCGAGGGGCCCTCGGCGGGCCGGCGTGTCGACCGGGCGGAGTTCGAGACGGCCCTGGAGACGCTGAACACCCTCATGGGATGGGACAGCGAGGGGCAGCCTACCGAAGAGACCCTTCTGCGGCTCGGTCTGGAGGAGTACAGCCTTGTCGATTCCGGCCGGTGCGGGGGAGACGGGAAGGCGGAATGA
- a CDS encoding AbrB family transcriptional regulator yields MNQALVVAAVIAAGIAGYYSPIPAGALVGGLIGGLAAKAVLGLGVEKITLLSVISQMLVAYVIVERSDLSSVRMLPRYIPVAILYSLVLLCFSLVMAWVLSRWLGLDWVTAIFATPPGGLSGLGLAATEVGANAPIALLFHVIRVVLVMTLVPLVASVLERFL; encoded by the coding sequence ATGAACCAGGCCCTTGTCGTCGCTGCAGTGATCGCCGCGGGGATCGCGGGGTACTACTCGCCCATCCCCGCCGGCGCACTGGTGGGTGGACTGATAGGCGGCCTGGCGGCCAAGGCCGTACTCGGGCTGGGCGTGGAGAAGATCACCCTGCTCTCGGTGATCTCCCAGATGCTGGTGGCCTATGTTATCGTAGAGCGGTCCGATCTGAGCTCCGTGCGGATGCTGCCCCGGTATATCCCCGTGGCGATCCTCTACAGTCTTGTGCTGCTCTGCTTCAGTCTGGTGATGGCCTGGGTGCTCTCCAGGTGGCTGGGGCTGGACTGGGTGACGGCGATCTTTGCGACACCCCCGGGCGGCCTCTCCGGTTTGGGTCTGGCCGCCACGGAGGTGGGGGCGAATGCGCCCATCGCCCTGCTGTTCCACGTGATCCGGGTGGTTCTGGTCATGACCCTGGTGCCGCTGGTGGCCTCCGTTCTCGAACGCTTTCTGTAG